Within Runella rosea, the genomic segment CTTCTGAACATTCAAAAATAGGTAGTCTTTTGTTTCGTGGGTTTCGTGGGTTTCGTGGGTTTCGTGGGAAGGACGGATGTACTTTGGCGGCATTTTGATCTTATTGACCGCTACCAAAAAACGCTCAAAATCAATGGGTTTTAACAGATAATCGGCGACGTTCAGGTTAAAGCCTTCGACGGCATATTGATGATACGCGGTGGTGATGATGACGGCCGGCGGATGCGTGAGTGTTTTTAAAAAGGCCATTCCTTTTAGCTTTGGTAAATGAATATCCAAAAACAGCAGGTCAACGGCGTGTTCCCGAAGGTAATCAGTGGCCAGAATCGCATCCTTAAACGTGCCTTTTAACTCCAGAAAGGGTACCTGCGAAACATAATCCGCCAGCACTTTTACGGCCAGTGGCTCGTCTTCGATGATAATGCATTTGAGTTTAGACATGGCTTTTAAGATTGATTTTTAAGGTAGCGGTAAACGCTGATTCGTTCTGTTGAATGGATAGGGTGTAGTCAGTATAGAGCAGTTGCAATTGTCGCCGCAGATTGGAAAGACCGATATTTTCTTTTACACGCGGCCGGTCCGAAAAGGTTTCCGTGGAATTTTTGACCACAAATGATAACTGTCGCTGATTGACCGATAGATGAATATCGATAAAAGGATGCTCTCGGGTCTCGGAAACACCGTGTTTAAAGGCATTTTCCACCAGCGGTATCAGAAGCAGTGGGGGCAAAGCCTGTTTCATATCTTCGACATCATGGTTGAAATTGACCTGCAATGAATCATCATACCGCAGCTTTTCGAGGGCAATGTAATCATTCATTATTTTCAATTCCTGGTCAATGGCAATGTATGCTCCCCCGGCCTCATAGAGCATAAAACGCAGCAGTTGCGACAGCCGTAAAATTGATTCCGGTGCCAAGTCGGATTTATCCCGGGCCAAAGAATAAATATTGTTGAGGGTATTGAACAAAAAATGCGGATTGGTTTGGGATTTGAGGTAGTTCAGCTCGGCTTCCTGTTTTTCGATTCGCAATTGTTGGGCCGCCTGTTTTAATTTCCGGTAATCATAGATATGCCTTACGATGCCAAAAAAGAAGACGGAAAATAGGCTGAAGGGAACATGTGCTGCCACTCCTTCCCGAGGGGAAGAATAGGTTTTTAAGGA encodes:
- a CDS encoding LytR/AlgR family response regulator transcription factor, which translates into the protein MSKLKCIIIEDEPLAVKVLADYVSQVPFLELKGTFKDAILATDYLREHAVDLLFLDIHLPKLKGMAFLKTLTHPPAVIITTAYHQYAVEGFNLNVADYLLKPIDFERFLVAVNKIKMPPKYIRPSHETHETHETHETKDYLFLNVQKKKVKILFSEIIYIESQREYIRIVTTKNEYLSKMSTHEMEALLPTNDFKRIHRSFIISVSKIESYTADIVEVNGVSIPIGRGYRESIEDL
- a CDS encoding sensor histidine kinase, which gives rise to MNRPVDRERFKLYLQIGVGYLLLLLFGDLVSNPETFLKRIVNNLWLVSYLVVLNFLFFEYTLPYLRRSWKRIFIAPFLLGGHLLLYSFGFYFWRYIGIGLHVYFSLKTYSSPREGVAAHVPFSLFSVFFFGIVRHIYDYRKLKQAAQQLRIEKQEAELNYLKSQTNPHFLFNTLNNIYSLARDKSDLAPESILRLSQLLRFMLYEAGGAYIAIDQELKIMNDYIALEKLRYDDSLQVNFNHDVEDMKQALPPLLLIPLVENAFKHGVSETREHPFIDIHLSVNQRQLSFVVKNSTETFSDRPRVKENIGLSNLRRQLQLLYTDYTLSIQQNESAFTATLKINLKSHV